A region of Paenimyroides aestuarii DNA encodes the following proteins:
- a CDS encoding voltage-gated chloride channel family protein yields MSRNKQKSIGQKWVFQSKVFFRKKPSVFYILKWMMICAVISVFIGSASAGFLQSLEWATQFRETHIWLIALLPLGGLLIGMLYHYYGKNVEAGNNLLIDTIHQPKEKIPFKMAVFVYLGTIATHFFGGSAGREGTALQMAGAIADQFSKPFQLTPSDRKILIIAAVAGGFGSVFGTPLAGALFAMEFYLIGRIRYHALFPAFLTAILADLVTKLWQTPHTHYHISSIPEISFLNVCYAILAGIAFGICAWIFSKSIHKVSGVFKQQIGYPPLRPFVGGIIVALLVAALGTTKYIGLGIPTIVEAFESQVPAYDFALKMLLTVITLSAGFKGGEVTPLFFIGATLGNALSLFIPMPIELLTGMGFVAVFAGATNTPIACSIMAMELFGAECGVYVAIACVVSYLLSGHNSIYSRQIIGEAKHARYAQDEGKRLNEL; encoded by the coding sequence ATGTCTAGAAATAAGCAAAAGTCAATTGGCCAAAAGTGGGTTTTTCAATCCAAAGTTTTTTTCAGAAAAAAGCCATCCGTTTTTTATATTTTAAAATGGATGATGATTTGCGCTGTAATTAGTGTTTTTATAGGCTCGGCTTCTGCAGGATTTTTGCAATCGCTAGAATGGGCTACCCAGTTTCGGGAAACCCATATATGGCTTATTGCTTTATTGCCTTTGGGCGGTTTGCTCATTGGCATGCTCTATCATTATTATGGGAAAAATGTAGAAGCAGGAAACAATTTATTGATTGATACCATACATCAACCCAAAGAAAAAATACCGTTTAAAATGGCGGTTTTTGTGTATTTGGGAACCATTGCTACGCACTTTTTCGGTGGTTCGGCCGGGCGTGAAGGCACTGCGTTGCAAATGGCTGGTGCCATCGCCGACCAGTTCAGCAAACCTTTTCAATTAACACCATCTGATCGAAAAATACTGATTATAGCAGCTGTTGCTGGCGGATTTGGTTCGGTATTCGGCACGCCGCTAGCCGGTGCTTTATTTGCCATGGAGTTTTATTTGATTGGCCGTATTCGATATCATGCACTTTTTCCAGCTTTCCTCACGGCTATTTTGGCTGATTTAGTTACAAAACTTTGGCAAACACCCCACACGCATTACCACATTTCTTCTATTCCCGAAATTTCTTTTTTAAATGTGTGCTATGCCATTCTTGCCGGAATTGCCTTTGGTATATGTGCTTGGATATTCAGCAAATCCATTCATAAAGTAAGTGGGGTTTTTAAGCAACAAATTGGCTACCCACCTTTGCGACCGTTTGTGGGCGGTATCATTGTGGCGCTATTAGTAGCCGCATTGGGAACCACAAAATACATTGGTTTAGGTATTCCTACCATTGTGGAGGCTTTCGAATCACAAGTACCTGCTTATGATTTTGCCTTAAAAATGCTATTAACCGTCATTACGCTTTCAGCCGGTTTTAAGGGCGGAGAAGTTACACCGCTCTTTTTCATAGGAGCTACGCTGGGAAATGCATTAAGCCTTTTTATTCCCATGCCCATAGAGCTTTTAACCGGAATGGGGTTTGTTGCTGTTTTTGCCGGTGCCACAAACACACCTATTGCATGCAGTATCATGGCGATGGAGCTTTTTGGTGCTGAATGCGGCGTATATGTTGCGATAGCTTGCGTGGTTTCGTATCTGCTTTCAGGACACAACAGTATTTATAGCCGACAAATTATTGGCGAAGCTAAACATGCGCGCTATGCACAGGATGAGGGAAAACGATTGAATGAACTTTAG
- a CDS encoding DUF4292 domain-containing protein, with protein MKQFLIILSIAAFAVSCKSSKKNTPALENQAENTAEKIIATPAPENTSKKENKRAVQEMALAHYGLFNDFNTLSINADVDYKDKNMSQSPRADIRIEKNKQILIAIKMYGITGAKVYLTPERASFYEIVNGTHYDGDFQFISKFLGTDVTYENVENMLLGKAFYNLNTYDYSQTKSNELELKLNQFLMRLVLGSKNQISSTEVQQNKSADKLVIQYPSYQSSENIYLPKEIKIHAMRKDDVQITIDYKKVSVNPSIDFKYKIPSNSKAIKI; from the coding sequence ATGAAACAATTTTTAATCATATTAAGCATTGCGGCTTTTGCGGTTTCGTGTAAATCGTCTAAGAAAAACACACCAGCGCTGGAAAATCAAGCTGAAAATACTGCGGAAAAAATCATTGCAACTCCCGCACCTGAAAACACATCAAAAAAAGAAAACAAACGCGCTGTTCAAGAAATGGCTTTGGCACATTATGGCTTGTTTAACGATTTTAACACATTAAGCATCAATGCAGATGTGGATTACAAAGACAAAAACATGAGTCAATCGCCTAGAGCGGATATCAGAATAGAAAAAAACAAACAAATTCTAATTGCTATTAAAATGTATGGAATCACAGGTGCGAAAGTATATTTAACACCAGAGCGTGCCAGTTTTTACGAAATTGTAAACGGCACACATTACGATGGCGATTTTCAGTTTATTTCAAAGTTTTTAGGAACCGATGTAACCTACGAAAATGTAGAAAATATGTTATTGGGCAAAGCTTTTTACAATTTAAATACCTATGATTATTCCCAAACAAAGAGCAATGAGTTAGAATTAAAGTTGAATCAATTTTTAATGCGATTGGTGTTGGGTTCAAAAAACCAAATTTCATCAACGGAGGTGCAACAAAACAAAAGTGCCGATAAATTGGTTATTCAATATCCATCGTATCAATCAAGCGAAAACATCTATCTTCCAAAGGAAATAAAAATTCATGCCATGCGCAAAGACGATGTGCAGATAACAATTGATTACAAGAAAGTATCGGTAAATCCATCGATTGATTTTAAATATAAAATACCAAGTAATTCAAAAGCTATAAAAATTTAA
- the dut gene encoding dUTP diphosphatase: MKINIINKSQHALPSYETIASAGMDLRANLTQPIVIEPMDRALIPTGLFMELPIGYEAQVRPRSGLALKKGITCLNSPGTIDADYRGEVGVILANLSKETFVVENGERIAQMVIAKHERAEWVETEELSTTARGAGGFGSTGVK; this comes from the coding sequence ATGAAAATAAATATTATTAACAAATCGCAGCACGCCTTACCCAGTTATGAAACCATTGCTTCGGCTGGCATGGATTTGCGTGCAAACCTAACGCAGCCAATCGTTATCGAACCAATGGATCGTGCCCTGATACCAACAGGTTTGTTTATGGAATTGCCCATTGGCTACGAAGCACAAGTGCGACCGCGCAGTGGTTTGGCATTAAAAAAAGGAATTACCTGTTTAAATTCACCAGGAACAATCGATGCAGATTACCGTGGCGAAGTGGGTGTTATTCTTGCCAATTTATCAAAAGAAACTTTTGTAGTTGAAAACGGTGAACGCATTGCACAAATGGTGATTGCTAAGCACGAACGTGCCGAATGGGTAGAAACAGAAGAATTATCAACAACAGCACGCGGTGCAGGCGGATTTGGCAGCACTGGTGTAAAATAA
- a CDS encoding oligosaccharide flippase family protein has protein sequence MSVYKNLFKTTLIYGIATVVPKMIGFFMAPLHIDWLPKDAYADYTLIFSWMMFFNVVLSFGMETAFFRFYNKQENKQEVINNTILFLMAVCAVFLIGVYSFKSYIDTYFGISPIVVSYLIWILVLDSLAVIPFAILRAAQRPIKYSFIKIVNVLVNTALTVLFLYIIPKSLENNQALWINDYYQTDFQVGYLFLANIVASLVTLLLLSNYYFKLQLKFNKSLWKEMVTYSFPVMIGGLAFVINETFDKVFLEELLPKDFVDLGLASYGAIYKIGVFMVLFRMAYSLGIEPFFFSYAKNDDAPVKYATITKYFIIFGSFAMLIIVVFADLIKLIYIPKKEYWFAMEIVPYIILANLLLGIYTNLSVWYKIQDKTKMGAYISVFGAIVTVLFNFILIPKIGLIGSAITTLVAYAIMMIISFVLGQKSYPIPYDKKAIALYLGTAILFSFGYFYNFRENYFIGITFILIFVGLIYYNEKIMIQRILKSVLKK, from the coding sequence TTGAGTGTTTATAAAAACCTGTTTAAAACCACTTTAATCTACGGAATAGCAACTGTTGTTCCTAAAATGATTGGTTTTTTTATGGCACCACTGCATATTGATTGGTTGCCTAAAGATGCCTATGCCGATTACACTTTGATTTTTTCATGGATGATGTTTTTCAATGTAGTGCTTTCCTTTGGAATGGAAACGGCTTTTTTCCGATTTTACAACAAACAAGAGAACAAACAAGAGGTTATTAACAACACCATACTTTTTCTAATGGCGGTTTGCGCTGTATTCTTAATAGGTGTTTATAGCTTTAAAAGTTATATCGACACTTATTTTGGAATTTCACCAATTGTGGTCAGCTATTTAATCTGGATTTTAGTGTTAGACAGCCTGGCGGTGATTCCGTTTGCAATTTTACGTGCAGCACAACGCCCCATAAAATACAGCTTTATAAAAATCGTCAACGTTTTGGTGAATACTGCCTTAACCGTACTATTTTTATACATCATTCCCAAATCATTAGAAAATAATCAAGCACTGTGGATCAATGATTATTACCAAACAGATTTTCAGGTTGGGTATTTGTTTTTAGCCAACATTGTGGCTAGTTTGGTTACGCTTTTGCTGCTTTCTAATTATTATTTTAAGCTGCAGCTAAAGTTCAACAAATCACTTTGGAAAGAAATGGTTACATACAGTTTTCCTGTGATGATTGGTGGTTTGGCGTTTGTAATAAATGAAACATTTGACAAAGTTTTTTTAGAAGAATTACTGCCAAAAGATTTTGTAGATTTAGGATTGGCAAGTTACGGAGCCATTTATAAAATTGGTGTATTCATGGTATTGTTTCGTATGGCTTATTCGTTGGGTATTGAACCTTTCTTTTTCAGCTATGCCAAAAACGATGATGCACCTGTAAAATATGCAACCATCACCAAATATTTCATTATTTTTGGAAGCTTCGCTATGCTTATTATTGTTGTTTTTGCCGATTTAATCAAGCTGATTTATATACCCAAAAAAGAATATTGGTTTGCAATGGAAATTGTTCCATACATTATTCTGGCAAACCTGCTGTTGGGTATTTACACCAATTTATCTGTTTGGTACAAAATTCAGGACAAAACAAAAATGGGTGCGTATATTTCGGTTTTTGGAGCAATTGTAACTGTTCTTTTTAATTTTATTTTAATCCCAAAAATCGGCTTAATTGGATCTGCCATAACCACTTTAGTTGCTTATGCAATTATGATGATTATTTCGTTTGTATTGGGGCAAAAATCATACCCCATTCCTTATGATAAAAAAGCAATCGCACTTTATTTAGGAACCGCAATTTTGTTTTCTTTTGGATATTTTTACAATTTTCGAGAAAATTATTTTATAGGAATCACATTCATTCTTATATTCGTAGGATTGATTTATTATAACGAAAAAATAATGATTCAGCGTATATTAAAATCTGTTTTAAAAAAATGA
- a CDS encoding RsiV family protein: MKKIILFICLSIAFVACKKANPLKVTQKTYSLKSALNCVPNNCTYAHIEVPFFWGNKVVAKPINDSIFKFVQEEIRFQDDKTTASYDTLVLNFINHYNEIFRTYPENALAWEASFKASHQAVSHKLYQVVYDYYMFKGGAHGLQQTKVFVFDTNTGKIVPQKELFVNLAGFKKFAETEFKKQMNISGNLNDAGFTFENNQFHLPNNFYQTQKEWILHYNPYEIAPYVQGATVIKLPKEKVKRFLNPIYFKN, encoded by the coding sequence ATGAAAAAAATTATACTATTCATTTGTTTATCAATAGCTTTTGTGGCTTGCAAAAAGGCAAACCCTTTAAAAGTAACCCAAAAAACATATAGTTTAAAATCGGCTTTGAATTGTGTGCCCAACAATTGCACCTATGCCCATATAGAAGTCCCTTTTTTTTGGGGCAACAAAGTGGTGGCAAAACCAATAAACGATAGTATTTTTAAATTTGTTCAAGAAGAAATACGTTTTCAAGACGATAAAACAACCGCGTCTTATGACACTTTGGTTCTTAATTTTATCAATCATTACAATGAAATTTTTAGAACCTATCCCGAAAATGCCTTGGCATGGGAAGCAAGTTTTAAAGCAAGCCACCAAGCCGTTTCTCATAAACTGTACCAAGTGGTCTATGATTATTATATGTTTAAAGGTGGTGCACACGGATTGCAACAAACTAAAGTATTTGTGTTTGATACCAACACCGGAAAAATAGTGCCTCAAAAAGAGTTATTTGTTAATTTGGCAGGATTTAAAAAATTTGCCGAAACCGAGTTTAAAAAACAAATGAATATTTCCGGAAATTTGAACGATGCGGGTTTCACATTTGAAAACAATCAATTTCATTTACCCAATAATTTTTATCAAACCCAAAAAGAATGGATTTTACACTACAATCCTTATGAAATTGCACCGTATGTGCAAGGAGCAACTGTGATAAAACTCCCGAAAGAAAAAGTGAAGCGCTTTTTAAACCCTATTTACTTTAAAAATTAA
- the recO gene encoding DNA repair protein RecO, with protein MLVKTEAIVLNALRYQEKSLVVKCFTQFFGLKTYFIRNAFSAKSKNLNSAYFQPLNQLHIDAVHKNKASLEYIKELKLMYPYQTISVEFYKNSVSIFLAEVLSHSIKDDQPNNELFLFLKTALIWFDEHSFTADFHLWFLLNITKYLGFFPDDSDKRSIYFNPHEGSFTMHYTPNCFNETETALFRNLLQMTLSHHKSSFTNDQRRTALKLLITYYEIHIAGFKQVKSVEILSELF; from the coding sequence ATGCTTGTAAAAACCGAAGCTATCGTTTTAAATGCGTTGCGGTATCAAGAAAAAAGCTTGGTGGTAAAATGTTTTACTCAGTTTTTTGGACTTAAAACCTATTTTATCCGCAATGCTTTTTCTGCAAAAAGTAAAAATTTAAACAGTGCCTATTTTCAGCCACTCAATCAGTTGCATATTGATGCGGTGCACAAAAACAAGGCTTCGTTGGAATACATTAAAGAATTAAAATTAATGTATCCCTACCAAACCATCTCAGTAGAGTTTTATAAAAACAGCGTTAGTATTTTTTTGGCAGAAGTTTTAAGCCATAGTATAAAAGACGATCAGCCCAATAACGAACTTTTCCTATTTTTAAAAACCGCTTTAATTTGGTTTGACGAACATTCGTTTACTGCTGATTTCCATCTGTGGTTTCTGTTGAATATCACCAAATATTTAGGTTTTTTTCCTGATGATTCAGACAAACGTTCCATTTACTTTAACCCCCATGAAGGCAGTTTCACAATGCATTATACCCCCAATTGTTTCAATGAAACCGAAACGGCTTTGTTTAGAAATTTGTTGCAAATGACACTTTCTCATCATAAAAGTAGTTTTACAAATGACCAACGAAGAACGGCTTTGAAACTGTTAATTACTTATTACGAAATTCATATTGCAGGTTTTAAACAAGTAAAATCGGTCGAGATTCTCTCGGAACTTTTTTAG
- a CDS encoding sugar phosphate nucleotidyltransferase → MKIIVPMAGRGSRLRPHTLTTPKPLIPIAGKPIVHRLVEDIAKVINQPIDEIAFIIHESFGKNVEKDLIAIAEKLGSKGTIYYQNEALGTAHAILCAKESMQGPIVVAYADTLFRADFTLDAAADSVIWVKAVEDPSAFGVVQLNDKNEIVDFVEKPKDFVSDLAIIGIYFFKSAENLRSELEYLLDNNIEKGGEYQLTDALENMKQKGLRFVPGKVDEWMDCGNKNVTVDTNNRMLNFLHTDGENMVAASATVENSTIISPCYIGENVVLKNATVGPNVSLGDNSKVENATIKNSLIQTNATVKNADLDNAMIGNFASFNGKFTNISIGDYSVLE, encoded by the coding sequence ATGAAAATAATCGTACCAATGGCAGGTCGTGGTTCGCGCTTGCGTCCACATACCTTAACAACGCCAAAACCATTAATCCCAATTGCTGGCAAACCCATCGTTCACCGTTTGGTGGAAGATATTGCCAAAGTAATCAATCAACCAATCGATGAAATTGCGTTCATCATTCACGAAAGTTTTGGTAAAAACGTAGAAAAGGATTTAATTGCCATTGCAGAAAAATTAGGGTCAAAAGGAACTATTTATTATCAAAACGAAGCATTGGGAACGGCTCATGCCATTTTGTGTGCCAAAGAAAGTATGCAAGGACCGATTGTGGTTGCGTATGCTGATACCTTGTTCCGTGCCGATTTTACGTTAGATGCAGCTGCAGATTCGGTAATTTGGGTAAAGGCGGTGGAAGATCCATCGGCGTTTGGTGTGGTTCAGTTGAATGATAAAAATGAAATTGTAGATTTTGTTGAAAAACCAAAGGATTTTGTTTCTGATTTGGCAATTATTGGAATTTACTTCTTTAAATCGGCTGAAAATTTGCGAAGCGAATTGGAATATCTTTTAGATAATAACATTGAGAAAGGCGGCGAATATCAGTTAACCGATGCTTTGGAAAATATGAAACAAAAAGGTTTGCGTTTTGTTCCGGGTAAAGTTGATGAATGGATGGATTGCGGCAACAAAAATGTAACGGTTGATACCAACAACCGCATGCTGAACTTTTTGCATACCGATGGCGAAAACATGGTAGCTGCTTCGGCTACTGTTGAAAATTCAACCATTATTTCGCCTTGTTATATTGGCGAAAATGTTGTGCTTAAAAATGCAACAGTAGGTCCAAATGTTTCACTGGGCGATAACTCGAAAGTGGAAAATGCTACTATTAAAAACAGTTTGATACAAACCAACGCCACCGTGAAAAATGCCGACCTAGACAATGCCATGATTGGCAATTTTGCAAGCTTTAACGGTAAGTTTACCAACATAAGCATCGGCGATTACAGTGTGTTAGAATAA
- a CDS encoding cystathionine gamma-synthase, which produces MKFNTKVIHGGQHHDPSTGAVMPPVYHTSTFAQTSPGVHTGYEYSRADNPTRTALEHALESIENGARGLAFSSGLAAIDCVMRLLKPNDEVIAMDDLYGGTYRLFTRFYQDLGIKFHFINMNDLELFQSKINDKTKLVWIETPTNPLMKLADIEAIAKITKQHQLLFAVDNTFATPYLQKPLDLGADIVMHSATKYLGGHSDVIAGALVIKDEELGKQLHFTQFATGATLGPQECFLVLRGIKTLHLRVERHCFNGQKVAEFLEQHPLIDKVLYPGLASHPQHDLAKKQMPKGFGGMVSFTFKSGIKADAISFLEKLKVFTLAESLGGVESLANHPALMTHASIPAEKRAEIGVTDDMVRLSVGVEDIDDLLADIEQALK; this is translated from the coding sequence ATGAAGTTTAACACAAAAGTTATACACGGCGGGCAGCACCACGATCCAAGTACAGGAGCCGTAATGCCGCCTGTTTATCACACATCAACCTTTGCTCAAACTAGCCCGGGTGTTCACACCGGTTACGAATACAGCCGTGCCGATAACCCAACGCGTACTGCTTTGGAACATGCCCTAGAAAGTATTGAAAATGGCGCGCGTGGTTTGGCATTTTCATCGGGCTTGGCGGCGATAGACTGTGTAATGCGTTTGTTGAAACCCAATGATGAGGTAATTGCGATGGACGATTTATACGGCGGAACGTATCGTTTGTTTACGCGGTTTTATCAAGATTTAGGCATAAAGTTCCATTTTATAAATATGAATGATTTAGAGTTGTTTCAATCAAAAATCAACGATAAAACCAAATTAGTTTGGATTGAAACACCTACAAATCCGTTAATGAAGTTGGCTGATATCGAAGCAATTGCCAAAATCACCAAGCAACATCAATTGCTTTTTGCAGTTGACAATACATTTGCAACGCCTTATTTGCAAAAACCTTTGGATTTGGGTGCTGATATTGTGATGCACTCTGCTACGAAATATTTAGGCGGTCATTCCGATGTGATTGCCGGCGCTTTGGTTATCAAAGATGAAGAATTAGGAAAACAATTGCATTTTACGCAGTTTGCAACCGGAGCCACTTTAGGTCCGCAAGAATGTTTTTTGGTTTTGCGTGGAATTAAAACCTTGCATTTGCGCGTGGAACGTCATTGTTTTAACGGACAAAAAGTAGCCGAGTTTTTAGAACAACACCCATTGATTGATAAAGTGTTGTATCCTGGTTTGGCATCACATCCGCAACATGATTTAGCTAAAAAACAAATGCCGAAAGGCTTTGGCGGAATGGTTTCGTTTACGTTTAAATCAGGTATAAAAGCCGATGCTATCTCGTTTTTAGAAAAGCTAAAAGTGTTTACGTTGGCAGAATCTTTGGGTGGCGTAGAATCGTTAGCCAATCATCCGGCGTTGATGACACATGCTTCAATCCCTGCTGAAAAACGTGCAGAAATAGGCGTTACCGATGATATGGTACGTTTAAGCGTTGGCGTGGAAGATATCGATGATTTACTTGCCGATATAGAACAGGCATTGAAGTAA
- the porZ gene encoding type IX secretion system anionic LPS delivery protein PorZ, producing the protein MKFYYQLFFFLVSFVSVAQTNQLWKGYYSYQETTAVEKDNQNIYIATDNAVFAYNESTKETDIYNTINGLKIDGINTLGYAKDYKKLIVGSKNGKVAIIDLAADKIYQLNDIFSKTNIPDNQKIINKIIFHGGFAYLATGYGITAVRLNDNHFGDTYYVAVGGEMANVKGIAIFNNQMYATVENEGLKKASMNTNLIDYNNWQVIDFDNWVELTTYTNQLIGVKEDLSLNTISAANVITSVDEVWGGFKKFSVSGDVLIEVTHEAARLRTTNLAVYNEFTYSLSEKGGVADATFSNGDYFVATNQNGCLKVAADTKESENISPSGPLSNNVSSAVVNNKDLWITFGGYGVDMDPYRPNGLTKYGISTFKNMQTWQHITNEQLNGLRATINISFNPQKPNLAYISTFHDGLGVWDINQEQLTVYNNQNTDALQSLIENDVRVFGVAFDRNGTGWMTNTIPDFATLVTIDKNNQLDVYASNVLRGSPIGSSFLMPVIDNNNTKWFGSRLGGLYAFNETRNNKAMQITTTHNLPDINVQAVALDYKNELWIGTLRGLRVIKNVDQFLTSPQLSPTNIVIEQEGQAEELFYEQNILHITVDGSNNKWVSIAESGVFLISDTYETIYNFTPENSPLPSNDITSISIDGATGEVFFVSRKGIVSLKNFATTPADDLDAIKVYPNPVKPGFTGDVKISGLVSDANVKITDVAGNLVYETKSLGGTVTWNTLSFSGAKVPSGVYMIFISSQDGSLDAVKKVMIIR; encoded by the coding sequence ATGAAATTTTATTATCAACTTTTTTTCTTTTTAGTGTCGTTTGTTTCAGTTGCACAAACCAATCAATTGTGGAAAGGTTATTACTCTTATCAAGAAACCACAGCTGTTGAAAAAGACAACCAAAATATATATATTGCTACAGACAATGCGGTCTTTGCATACAATGAAAGTACAAAGGAAACCGATATTTATAATACCATTAATGGTTTAAAAATCGATGGCATTAACACGTTGGGATACGCAAAAGATTACAAAAAACTTATCGTGGGTAGCAAAAACGGTAAAGTAGCCATTATAGATTTGGCTGCCGACAAAATTTATCAATTAAACGATATCTTTTCTAAAACCAATATTCCCGACAACCAAAAAATCATCAATAAAATTATATTCCACGGCGGTTTTGCATATTTGGCAACAGGTTATGGCATCACTGCTGTGCGGTTAAACGACAATCATTTTGGCGACACTTATTATGTGGCAGTTGGTGGTGAAATGGCAAACGTGAAAGGCATTGCTATTTTCAACAATCAAATGTATGCAACTGTTGAAAACGAAGGATTAAAAAAGGCATCGATGAATACCAATTTAATCGATTATAATAATTGGCAAGTAATCGATTTTGATAATTGGGTGGAACTTACCACTTACACCAATCAATTGATAGGTGTGAAAGAAGATTTGTCGTTGAACACCATTTCTGCGGCAAATGTCATAACAAGCGTTGATGAGGTTTGGGGCGGATTTAAAAAGTTTTCTGTTTCGGGTGATGTCTTAATTGAAGTTACACACGAAGCAGCACGTTTAAGAACCACCAATTTGGCTGTTTATAATGAATTTACCTATTCGCTATCTGAAAAAGGCGGTGTGGCAGATGCTACCTTTTCAAACGGCGATTATTTTGTGGCAACTAACCAAAACGGATGTTTAAAAGTAGCTGCAGATACAAAAGAAAGCGAAAATATTTCACCAAGTGGTCCGTTGAGCAACAATGTGTCGTCGGCTGTGGTGAATAACAAAGATTTGTGGATTACTTTTGGCGGATATGGGGTTGATATGGATCCATACAGACCCAATGGTTTAACTAAATATGGCATCAGCACCTTTAAAAATATGCAAACATGGCAGCATATTACCAACGAACAATTAAACGGTTTAAGAGCAACTATCAATATCAGTTTTAATCCGCAAAAACCTAACTTAGCATACATTAGTACTTTTCACGATGGTTTGGGTGTTTGGGACATTAACCAAGAACAATTAACGGTTTACAACAATCAAAACACCGATGCATTGCAATCATTAATCGAAAATGATGTGCGGGTGTTTGGCGTGGCTTTTGACAGAAATGGAACAGGATGGATGACCAATACCATACCCGATTTTGCAACATTGGTTACTATTGATAAAAACAATCAATTAGATGTATATGCATCCAATGTGTTAAGAGGAAGCCCCATTGGAAGTAGCTTCTTAATGCCTGTTATTGATAATAATAACACCAAATGGTTTGGCAGTAGGTTAGGAGGTTTATACGCTTTTAACGAAACCCGAAACAACAAAGCCATGCAAATCACCACCACACACAATTTGCCTGATATCAACGTGCAAGCAGTGGCTTTAGATTATAAAAATGAATTGTGGATAGGTACTTTAAGAGGGCTTAGAGTTATTAAAAACGTGGACCAGTTTTTAACCAGTCCGCAACTTTCGCCCACCAATATTGTAATTGAACAAGAAGGACAAGCAGAAGAATTGTTTTACGAGCAAAACATTTTGCATATCACCGTAGATGGCTCTAATAACAAATGGGTTTCGATTGCAGAATCGGGAGTGTTTTTAATTTCAGATACCTACGAAACCATTTATAATTTCACTCCGGAAAATTCTCCTTTACCAAGTAATGATATCACAAGCATTAGTATTGATGGGGCAACCGGCGAAGTGTTTTTTGTTTCGCGCAAAGGTATTGTGTCTTTAAAGAATTTTGCCACCACACCAGCCGATGATTTAGATGCTATCAAAGTGTATCCAAACCCCGTGAAACCGGGCTTTACAGGCGATGTAAAAATAAGTGGATTGGTAAGCGATGCAAATGTAAAAATTACCGACGTTGCAGGGAATTTAGTCTATGAAACCAAATCGTTAGGAGGAACCGTTACTTGGAACACACTTAGTTTTTCAGGTGCCAAAGTGCCTTCGGGTGTGTATATGATTTTTATTTCATCGCAAGACGGAAGTTTAGACGCTGTTAAAAAAGTAATGATTATTCGTTAA